A section of the Methanoregula formicica SMSP genome encodes:
- a CDS encoding LSM domain-containing protein, producing the protein MVNGIVLPIKKVFALVDSKISVEIKDEGRKLQGRLVAVDEYLNIHMDETIEYVDNQRGRSLGTVVIRGNNILTIAPVL; encoded by the coding sequence ATGGTTAACGGAATTGTTTTGCCGATAAAGAAAGTGTTTGCGCTGGTAGATTCAAAAATTTCCGTCGAGATCAAGGATGAGGGGCGGAAGCTGCAGGGACGCCTCGTTGCGGTGGATGAATACTTAAACATCCACATGGACGAGACCATTGAGTATGTCGACAACCAGCGCGGGCGGAGCCTCGGGACGGTTGTTATCCGGGGGAATAATATCCTCACCATTGCACCGGTATTATGA